One segment of Macrotis lagotis isolate mMagLag1 chromosome 1, bilby.v1.9.chrom.fasta, whole genome shotgun sequence DNA contains the following:
- the RASIP1 gene encoding ras-interacting protein 1 isoform X1, whose product MAGSPKGRKRKKQIWSSAGGRWTPGSCPSKLGFAPLPLPAPDRTPPPRSSCPASSCLFLSCSHPEPGAPGSRREQDPSLTSGATGRGLGRREMLSGERKESGSPRFGKLHLPAGLWINSPRKQLAKLGRRWPSAASVKSSSSDTGSRSSDPAPAPSGHSGPELRRVGAVKAAGGASGSRARRISQLFRGPGAGAGAGTGGGGGGGGGGGGAQRWASEKKLPGLAGAVGPEPPPASWGLPGLGGPSPAPGVLKIFGCGLASGTNYKSVLATPRSTARELVAEALERYGLAAAAGPGGGPGGGAEAFALCDALGRPPAASGAGEWRAEHVRVLGDSERPLLVQELWRPRPGWGRRFELRGREEARRLEEEGPAAAQEDGLGGSSWRPPKSRSRAASGPGPGPGPGPAPSSTSGPGSGPKERSENLSLRRSVSELSLQGRRRRQQERRQQALSLAPGPGEPGSPSPASAPAQSDSLDASADWDQLVQCLIQPPSNRPYFLMLKGYREAQEFVVYVMTREQHVFGQGGGSSGTRGGQAPHVDTFLTAPDILARHCTVRAGAEGPAHVRPARGAAVTHNGGQLLREAELRPGDLLGLGEHFLFLYKDPRVAEAARPPWLPARPLAAPPGPGWAFCCRLCGRGLQEQGEALAAYLDGREPILRFRPKEEEALLGEIVRAAGTGTQLPALGPATLLAMCVEHSARELELGHLPRLLGRLARLVKEAVWEKIKEIGDRQPENQPEGTLEAPLSIEAVAAELRPLMSWMANTTELLSYVQEKVLDMEKEADQEGLSSDPQLCSDLELCDEAMAVLDEVIMCTFQQSVYYLTKVISCPWTSLATVLPLLPSVGVDLSFCHQQKWGPTLYSTLPALLDSNPFTAGAELPGPGAELAAMPPGLRPTLEVFQTALELTRQCELHPDLVSQTFGYLFFFSNASLLNSLMERGQGRPFYQWSRAVQIRTNLDLVLDWLQGAGLGDIATEFFRKLSMAVNLLCVPRTSLLKASWSSLRTEHPTLSPAQLHHVLSHYQLGPGRGPPPAWEPPPAELEAMDTGDIFESFSSHPPLILPLGGSRLRLSGPVTDDALHSELRRLRRLLWDLEQKELPANQRHAIPVTSAP is encoded by the exons ATGGCTGGGTCCCCAAAGGGGCGGAAAAGGAAGAAGCAGATTTGGTCAAGCGCTGGGGGGCGCTGGACGCCCGGGTCGTGCCCGTCCAAGCTGGGCTtcgctcccctccccctccccgcccctGACAGGACGCCCCCTCCCCGCTCTTCCTGCCCGGCTTCCTCTTGCCTTTTCCTGTCCTGTTCCCACCCAGAGCCAGGAGCGCCAGGATCCAGGCGGGAGCAGGACCCAAGCCTCACCTCGGGAGCCACAGGCCGCGGCCTCGGGAGGAGG GAGATGCTGTCCGGCGAGCGGAAGGAGAGCGGGAGCCCCCGCTTCGGGAAGCTCCATCTCCCCGCCGGCCTCTGGATCAACTCCCCGCGGAAGCAGCTGGCCAAGCTGGGGCGCCGCTGGCCCAGCGCGGCCTCAGTGAA GTCATCCTCCTCGGACACGGGCAGCCGCAGCAGCGACCCCGCCCCGGCCCCGTCGGGTCACTCGGGCCCGGAGCTGCGGCGGGTGGGGGCCGTGAAGGCGGCCGGGGGGGCGTCGGGGAGCCGAGCCCGGCGCATCTCCCAGCTGTTCCGGGGAcccggggcgggggccggggcggggacggggggcggcggcggcggcggcggcggcggcggcggggcccaGCGCTGGGCCAGCGAGAAGAAGCTGCCGGGGCTGGCGGGGGCCGTGGGCCCGGAGCCGCCGCCGGCCTCGTGGGGCCTGCCGGGCTTGGGCGGCCCGAGCCCGGCCCCGGGCGTGCTGAAGATCTTCGGCTGCGGCCTGGCCTCGGGCACCAACTACAAGAGCGTGCTGGCCACGCCCCGCTCCACGGCGCGCGAGCTGGTGGCCGAGGCGCTGGAGCGCTACGGGCTGGCGGCCGCGGCCGGCCCGGGGGGCGGCCCGGGGGGCGGCGCCGAGGCCTTCGCGCTCTGCGACGCGCTGGGCCGGCCCCCCGCCGCCTCCGGGGCCGGCGAGTGGCGGGCCGAGCACGTGCGCGTCCTGGGCGACTCGGAGCGCCCCCTGCTGGTGCAGGAGCTGTGGCGCCCGCGGCCCGGCTGGGGCCGGCGCTTCGAGCTGCGCGGCCGGGAGGAGGCGCGGCGGCTGGAGGAGGAGGGCCCGGCCGCGGCCCAGGAGGACG GCCTGGGTGGCTCCTCGTGGCGGCCCCCGAAGAGTCGGTCGCGGGCAGCATCGGGCCCGGGTCCGGGCCCTGGGCCCGGCCCAGCCCCCAGCTCGACTTCGGGCCCGGGCTCGGGCCCCAAAGAGAGGTCGGAGAACCTCTCCCTGAGGCGCAGCGTGTCCGAGCTCAGCCTCCAGGGCCGTCGGCGGAGGCAACAGGAGCGGCGGCAGCAGGCGCTCAgcttggccccgggaccaggggAGCCCGGCTCCCCCTCACCCGCTTCAGCCCCGGCTCAGTCCGACTCCTTAGACGCCAGCGCCGACTGGGACCAGCTGGTGCAGTGTCTCATCCAGCCGCCCTCCAACCGCCCATATTTCCTCATGCTAAAGGGTTACCGAGAGGCACAG GAGTTCGTGGTGTATGTGATGACTCGGGAGCAGCACGTGTTTGGACAGGGTGGGGGGAGCTCAGGGACCCGAGGAGGGCAGGCCCCCCACGTGGACACCTTCCTGACTGCACCTGATATCCTGGCCCGTCACTGCACCGTGAGGGCGGGAGCTGAGGGCCCGGCCCACGTGCGCCCGGCCCGGGGTGCTGCTGTCACCCACAATGGGGGGCAGCTACTTCGGGAAGCCGAGTTGAGGCCCGGCGACCTTCTGGGTCTGGGCGAACACTTCCTTTTCCTGTACAAAGACCCCCGAGTGGCTGAGGCTGCTCGGCCACCCTGGCTGCCAGCTCGGCCTCTGGCTGCCCCGCCAGGCCCGGGCTGGGCATTCTGTTGCCGCCTCTGTGGACGAGGGCTGCAGGAGCAGGGGGAGGCCCTGGCGGCCTATCTAGATGGTCGAGAGCCCATCCTGCGCTTTAGACCTAAGGAAGAAGAGGCGCTCCTGGGCGAGATCGTGCGGGCTGCAGGGACAGGGACGCAGCTGCCCGCCCTGGGCCCTGCTACTCTGCTGGCCATGTGCGTGGAGCATTCTGCTCGAGAGCTGGAGCTTGGCCATCTGCCCCGGCTCTTGGGTCGGCTAGCCCGACTGGTCAAGGAGGCTGTCTGG GAGAAGATCAAGGAAATTGGGGACCGACAGCCAGAGAA CCAGCCAGAGGGGACCCTAGAGGCACCACTCAGCATTGAGGCAGTGGCAGCTGAACTTCGACCATTGATGTCATGGATGGCAAACACCACCGAGCTGCTCAGCTATGTGCAGGAGAAGGTTTTGGACATGGAGAAAGAGGCTGATCAGGAGG GCCTGTCATCAGACCCCCAACTCTGCAGTGACCTTGAGCTGTGTGATGAGGCTATGGCCGTGCTTGATGAGGTCATCATGTGTACCTTCCAACAGTCAGTCTACTACCTCACCAAG GTCATTTCCTGTCCCTGGACTTCGCTTGCTACTGTTCTGCCCTTGCTTCCTTCAGTAGGCGTTGACCTTTCTTTCTGCCACCAGCAGAAGTGGGGACCA ACGCTGTACTCCACACTGCCAGCGCTTTTGGACAGTAACCCTTTCACTGCTGGGGCAGAGCTTCCAGGTCCTGGGGCAGAGTTGGCTGCCATGCCCCCGGGGTTGAGGCCCACCCTAGAGGTGTTCCAGACAGCTTTGGAACTGACCCGACAGTGTGAGCTGCATCCAGACCTGGTGTCCCAGACTTTCGGCTACCTGTTTTTTTTCTCCAATGCATCTTTGCTCAACTCCTTAATGGAGAGGG GGCAGGGCCGTCCCTTCTACCAGTGGTCTAGGGCAGTGCAAATTCGGACCAATCTGGACCTTGTTCTGGACTGGCTTCAGGGTGCAGGGCTGGGGGACATTGCAACTGAGTTCTTCCGAAAGCTTTCTATGGCTGTCAACCTACTGTGTGTGCCAAGAACCTCCCTGCTCAAG GCCTCCTGGAGCAGTCTTAGGACGGAGCACCCCACCTTGAGCCCTGCCCAACTCCACCACGTGCTCAGCCACTATCAGCTGGGCCCGGGCCGCGGTCCTCCCCCAGCCTGGGAGCCGCCACCGGCGGAGCTTGAAGCCATGGACACGG GCGACATCTTCGAGAGCTTCTCTTCGCACCCGCCCCTGATCCTGCCGCTCGGTGGCTCGCGCCTGCGCCTTTCGGGGCCTGTCACGGATGACGCCTTGCACTCCGAACTGCGCAGGCTCCGCCGCCTGCTCTGGGACCTGGAGCAGAAAGAGCTGCCGGCCAATCAGCGCCACGCGATCCCCGTGACCTCGGCGCCATGA
- the RASIP1 gene encoding ras-interacting protein 1 isoform X2 codes for MAGSPKGRKRKKQIWSSAGGRWTPGSCPSKLGFAPLPLPAPDRTPPPRSSCPASSCLFLSCSHPEPGAPGSRREQDPSLTSGATGRGLGRREMLSGERKESGSPRFGKLHLPAGLWINSPRKQLAKLGRRWPSAASVKSSSSDTGSRSSDPAPAPSGHSGPELRRVGAVKAAGGASGSRARRISQLFRGPGAGAGAGTGGGGGGGGGGGGAQRWASEKKLPGLAGAVGPEPPPASWGLPGLGGPSPAPGVLKIFGCGLASGTNYKSVLATPRSTARELVAEALERYGLAAAAGPGGGPGGGAEAFALCDALGRPPAASGAGEWRAEHVRVLGDSERPLLVQELWRPRPGWGRRFELRGREEARRLEEEGPAAAQEDGLGGSSWRPPKSRSRAASGPGPGPGPGPAPSSTSGPGSGPKERSENLSLRRSVSELSLQGRRRRQQERRQQALSLAPGPGEPGSPSPASAPAQSDSLDASADWDQLVQCLIQPPSNRPYFLMLKGYREAQEFVVYVMTREQHVFGQGGGSSGTRGGQAPHVDTFLTAPDILARHCTVRAGAEGPAHVRPARGAAVTHNGGQLLREAELRPGDLLGLGEHFLFLYKDPRVAEAARPPWLPARPLAAPPGPGWAFCCRLCGRGLQEQGEALAAYLDGREPILRFRPKEEEALLGEIVRAAGTGTQLPALGPATLLAMCVEHSARELELGHLPRLLGRLARLVKEAVWEKIKEIGDRQPENQPEGTLEAPLSIEAVAAELRPLMSWMANTTELLSYVQEKVLDMEKEADQEGLSSDPQLCSDLELCDEAMAVLDEVIMCTFQQSVYYLTKTLYSTLPALLDSNPFTAGAELPGPGAELAAMPPGLRPTLEVFQTALELTRQCELHPDLVSQTFGYLFFFSNASLLNSLMERGQGRPFYQWSRAVQIRTNLDLVLDWLQGAGLGDIATEFFRKLSMAVNLLCVPRTSLLKASWSSLRTEHPTLSPAQLHHVLSHYQLGPGRGPPPAWEPPPAELEAMDTGDIFESFSSHPPLILPLGGSRLRLSGPVTDDALHSELRRLRRLLWDLEQKELPANQRHAIPVTSAP; via the exons ATGGCTGGGTCCCCAAAGGGGCGGAAAAGGAAGAAGCAGATTTGGTCAAGCGCTGGGGGGCGCTGGACGCCCGGGTCGTGCCCGTCCAAGCTGGGCTtcgctcccctccccctccccgcccctGACAGGACGCCCCCTCCCCGCTCTTCCTGCCCGGCTTCCTCTTGCCTTTTCCTGTCCTGTTCCCACCCAGAGCCAGGAGCGCCAGGATCCAGGCGGGAGCAGGACCCAAGCCTCACCTCGGGAGCCACAGGCCGCGGCCTCGGGAGGAGG GAGATGCTGTCCGGCGAGCGGAAGGAGAGCGGGAGCCCCCGCTTCGGGAAGCTCCATCTCCCCGCCGGCCTCTGGATCAACTCCCCGCGGAAGCAGCTGGCCAAGCTGGGGCGCCGCTGGCCCAGCGCGGCCTCAGTGAA GTCATCCTCCTCGGACACGGGCAGCCGCAGCAGCGACCCCGCCCCGGCCCCGTCGGGTCACTCGGGCCCGGAGCTGCGGCGGGTGGGGGCCGTGAAGGCGGCCGGGGGGGCGTCGGGGAGCCGAGCCCGGCGCATCTCCCAGCTGTTCCGGGGAcccggggcgggggccggggcggggacggggggcggcggcggcggcggcggcggcggcggcggggcccaGCGCTGGGCCAGCGAGAAGAAGCTGCCGGGGCTGGCGGGGGCCGTGGGCCCGGAGCCGCCGCCGGCCTCGTGGGGCCTGCCGGGCTTGGGCGGCCCGAGCCCGGCCCCGGGCGTGCTGAAGATCTTCGGCTGCGGCCTGGCCTCGGGCACCAACTACAAGAGCGTGCTGGCCACGCCCCGCTCCACGGCGCGCGAGCTGGTGGCCGAGGCGCTGGAGCGCTACGGGCTGGCGGCCGCGGCCGGCCCGGGGGGCGGCCCGGGGGGCGGCGCCGAGGCCTTCGCGCTCTGCGACGCGCTGGGCCGGCCCCCCGCCGCCTCCGGGGCCGGCGAGTGGCGGGCCGAGCACGTGCGCGTCCTGGGCGACTCGGAGCGCCCCCTGCTGGTGCAGGAGCTGTGGCGCCCGCGGCCCGGCTGGGGCCGGCGCTTCGAGCTGCGCGGCCGGGAGGAGGCGCGGCGGCTGGAGGAGGAGGGCCCGGCCGCGGCCCAGGAGGACG GCCTGGGTGGCTCCTCGTGGCGGCCCCCGAAGAGTCGGTCGCGGGCAGCATCGGGCCCGGGTCCGGGCCCTGGGCCCGGCCCAGCCCCCAGCTCGACTTCGGGCCCGGGCTCGGGCCCCAAAGAGAGGTCGGAGAACCTCTCCCTGAGGCGCAGCGTGTCCGAGCTCAGCCTCCAGGGCCGTCGGCGGAGGCAACAGGAGCGGCGGCAGCAGGCGCTCAgcttggccccgggaccaggggAGCCCGGCTCCCCCTCACCCGCTTCAGCCCCGGCTCAGTCCGACTCCTTAGACGCCAGCGCCGACTGGGACCAGCTGGTGCAGTGTCTCATCCAGCCGCCCTCCAACCGCCCATATTTCCTCATGCTAAAGGGTTACCGAGAGGCACAG GAGTTCGTGGTGTATGTGATGACTCGGGAGCAGCACGTGTTTGGACAGGGTGGGGGGAGCTCAGGGACCCGAGGAGGGCAGGCCCCCCACGTGGACACCTTCCTGACTGCACCTGATATCCTGGCCCGTCACTGCACCGTGAGGGCGGGAGCTGAGGGCCCGGCCCACGTGCGCCCGGCCCGGGGTGCTGCTGTCACCCACAATGGGGGGCAGCTACTTCGGGAAGCCGAGTTGAGGCCCGGCGACCTTCTGGGTCTGGGCGAACACTTCCTTTTCCTGTACAAAGACCCCCGAGTGGCTGAGGCTGCTCGGCCACCCTGGCTGCCAGCTCGGCCTCTGGCTGCCCCGCCAGGCCCGGGCTGGGCATTCTGTTGCCGCCTCTGTGGACGAGGGCTGCAGGAGCAGGGGGAGGCCCTGGCGGCCTATCTAGATGGTCGAGAGCCCATCCTGCGCTTTAGACCTAAGGAAGAAGAGGCGCTCCTGGGCGAGATCGTGCGGGCTGCAGGGACAGGGACGCAGCTGCCCGCCCTGGGCCCTGCTACTCTGCTGGCCATGTGCGTGGAGCATTCTGCTCGAGAGCTGGAGCTTGGCCATCTGCCCCGGCTCTTGGGTCGGCTAGCCCGACTGGTCAAGGAGGCTGTCTGG GAGAAGATCAAGGAAATTGGGGACCGACAGCCAGAGAA CCAGCCAGAGGGGACCCTAGAGGCACCACTCAGCATTGAGGCAGTGGCAGCTGAACTTCGACCATTGATGTCATGGATGGCAAACACCACCGAGCTGCTCAGCTATGTGCAGGAGAAGGTTTTGGACATGGAGAAAGAGGCTGATCAGGAGG GCCTGTCATCAGACCCCCAACTCTGCAGTGACCTTGAGCTGTGTGATGAGGCTATGGCCGTGCTTGATGAGGTCATCATGTGTACCTTCCAACAGTCAGTCTACTACCTCACCAAG ACGCTGTACTCCACACTGCCAGCGCTTTTGGACAGTAACCCTTTCACTGCTGGGGCAGAGCTTCCAGGTCCTGGGGCAGAGTTGGCTGCCATGCCCCCGGGGTTGAGGCCCACCCTAGAGGTGTTCCAGACAGCTTTGGAACTGACCCGACAGTGTGAGCTGCATCCAGACCTGGTGTCCCAGACTTTCGGCTACCTGTTTTTTTTCTCCAATGCATCTTTGCTCAACTCCTTAATGGAGAGGG GGCAGGGCCGTCCCTTCTACCAGTGGTCTAGGGCAGTGCAAATTCGGACCAATCTGGACCTTGTTCTGGACTGGCTTCAGGGTGCAGGGCTGGGGGACATTGCAACTGAGTTCTTCCGAAAGCTTTCTATGGCTGTCAACCTACTGTGTGTGCCAAGAACCTCCCTGCTCAAG GCCTCCTGGAGCAGTCTTAGGACGGAGCACCCCACCTTGAGCCCTGCCCAACTCCACCACGTGCTCAGCCACTATCAGCTGGGCCCGGGCCGCGGTCCTCCCCCAGCCTGGGAGCCGCCACCGGCGGAGCTTGAAGCCATGGACACGG GCGACATCTTCGAGAGCTTCTCTTCGCACCCGCCCCTGATCCTGCCGCTCGGTGGCTCGCGCCTGCGCCTTTCGGGGCCTGTCACGGATGACGCCTTGCACTCCGAACTGCGCAGGCTCCGCCGCCTGCTCTGGGACCTGGAGCAGAAAGAGCTGCCGGCCAATCAGCGCCACGCGATCCCCGTGACCTCGGCGCCATGA